One segment of Schistocerca nitens isolate TAMUIC-IGC-003100 chromosome 3, iqSchNite1.1, whole genome shotgun sequence DNA contains the following:
- the LOC126249189 gene encoding uncharacterized protein LOC126249189, protein MLEIRKHKMRPAEQKKRKDETIDDPTKRNKIEFYYYLILSTSLDERFNQLKAHFLYDIDKLKNAPPDSLDTKCRNPAAILQDHESSNIIALEMRDELKVLSTLLKPGIDPEKILKFMGRHNFCPNVNIALRIPLTLSVTVASGKRSFSKLKLIKTYLRSMMNKIHLNDLATISIENYTDHVKEFAQAKARKVRFV, encoded by the exons ATGCTTGAAATACGAAAGCATAAAATGAGACCTgcagaacaaaagaaaa GAAAGGATGAGACAATAGATGACCCAACAAAACGAAACAAGATTGAATTCTACTATTATCTAATACTATCCACATCTTTGGATGAGAGATTCAATCAACTGAAAGCTCATTTTCTCTACGACATTGACAAGCTGAAGAATGCACCTCCTGACAGCCTGGACACAAAGTGTAGAAACCCCGCAGCGATTTTGCAAGATCATGAGTCAAGCAACATTATTGCACTGGAGATGAGAGATgaactaaaagtgctttcaacattgttgaaacctGGAATAGATCCAGAAAAGATTCTGAAGTTTATGggaagacataatttttgcccGAATGTTAATATTGCTCTCAGAATTCCCCTGACACTCTCAGTGACAGTTGCGAGTGGAAagaggagtttctcaaaactgaaattgataaagacatacctCCGATCAATGATGAACAAAATTCAtttgaatgatcttgcaacaatatcgattgagAATTACACAGATCAtgtgaaagagtttgcacaagcaaaagctaggaaggttcgatttgtctag